In Mobula hypostoma chromosome 24, sMobHyp1.1, whole genome shotgun sequence, a genomic segment contains:
- the LOC134337147 gene encoding C2 calcium-dependent domain-containing protein 4C-like, whose protein sequence is MWLFEKIRGSVENNLNRAGDAGGREKQPKAPMFSNVLTPDKIPDFFIPPKFPNSSSEGASAENAENRQKSSNLRASTSEQIFVTRRPHGSPRMKTKTSSEAGSNLLKVANRHIIQIESADEAISDDLAEPGCNTNYDPQSQSAMSLPYIPMTQTSYGFSTLVESPHTRRKESLFHSDHGSPHTSPSSPRKRPSGHRGNGESQHLNPPEFSLSLASTYRYFSGGESDTASSAESSPFNSPLLSRSVSGASLLKMFSHENLAKHCKPLQSFTRNSSLSTDECSSADASPNISKRIRCPTPPAGGPPAPQGVLPLSLLQYQDRVHKEHTIRLNRGGAIRLAAEYDSTNARLRIRIITAEDLYDKTLDNKSINCCVILYLTPGKVQKQRSTIIKNSRNPIFNEDFFFDGLPLDEFKRAALKLKVINKASSLKRDAVLGEKELKLSLLLPFF, encoded by the coding sequence ATGTGGCTCTTCGAAAAAATTAGAGGCTCTGTGGAGAACAATTTGAATCGTGCCGGAGATGCCGGCGGCAGGGAGAAGCAGCCCAAGGCTCCCATGTTCAGCAATGTGTTGACCCCGGATAAAATCCCCGATTTTTTTATCCCTCCCAAATTTCCGAACAGCTCGTCCGAGGGAGCGTCCGCCGAGAACGCCGAAAACCGGCAGAAGTCGTCAAACTTGAGAGCTTCCACCTCCGAGCAGATCTTCGTTACTAGAAGACCTCACGGCAGCCCCAGGATGAAGACTAAGACCTCTTCGGAGGCTGGCAGCAACCTGTTGAAGGTGGCCAACCGGCACATCATTCAGATCGAGAGTGCGGATGAAGCCATTTCTGATGACTTGGCCGAGCCTGGCTGCAACACCAATTATGACCCTCAATCGCAGAGTGCCATGTCTCTGCCTTACATCCCGATGACACAGACTTCCTATGGCTTTTCTACTTTGGTGGAGAGTCCTCACACCAGGAGGAAGGAATCACTGTTCCATTCTGATCATGGGAGCCCCCACACCTCGCCCAGTTCCCCAAGAAAGCGCCCGTCTGGCCACAGAGGCAATGGGGAGAGCCAGCATCTCAACCCACCAGAGTTTAGCCTGTCCCTGGCGAGCACCTACAGATACTTCAGTGGCGGAGAGAGTGACACCGCCTCTTCTGCGGAGTCCTCACCCTTTAACTCGCCCCTTCTCTCCCGTTCGGTCTCGGGGGCATCGCTGCTCAAGATGTTCAGCCACGAGAACCTGGCCAAGCACTGCAAGCCTCTTCAGTCGTTCACCCGCAACAGTTCCCTGTCCACGGACGAGTGCAGCTCCGCCGACGCCAGCCCGAATATCTCCAAAAGGATCAGGTGTCCCACGCCTCCAGCTGGTGGTCCTCCAGCCCCCCAGGGGGTTCTCCCGCTCAGCTTGCTCCAATATCAAGACCGGGTCCATAAAGAGCACACTATCCGCCTCAACAGAGGGGGTGCCATCAGGCTGGCCGCAGAGTATGACAGCACGAACGCCCGCCTTCGCATCCGGATAATCACCGCGGAGGACCTCTACGACAAGACTTTGGACAACAAGAGCATCAACTGTTGTGTCATTTTGTACCTGACTCCCGGCAAGGTCCAGAAGCAGCGGAGCACCATCATCAAGAATAGCAGAAACCCTATTTTCAATGAAGATTTCTTTTTCGACGGACTCCCGCTTGACGAGTTTAAGAGGGCGGCTTTGAAGCTGAAAGTCATCAACAAAGCCTCCAGCCTTAAGCGCGATGCGGTCCTCGGTGAGAAAGAACTGAAATTGTCCTTATTGCTTCCTTTCTTCTGA